The nucleotide window TAGCCACATTTCCTCTTTGACCTTTGCTTCTTCATCTTTGCCTGCAACCTTTTCTTCGGTGCACCTCGGCCTTGCACATGCACTGGGTCCAGAACCTTTTCCAAATCTCCACAATCAATTTCCGTCGTCTGTGGTAGCACCGGACCAAACCTAATGCATTCCTCCTGACCACGGCTTGATTCCTTGCTGCCATCTTGTTCACTCAGAATCATCTTCAGACGCTGATACTCCTCACTAGATTGACATGCCCGGAAACATGCTGCGTGACTCAAATTCCGCAACTCACGGTACCTCACAAGGCTTGCCAAATAGTCGTACATCTCACTCTTTCTGGTCGGAGGGAATGCAGACTTCGCACTCATCGTCCACCTCATGGGAACACAACACCTAGGCAGCACTTCCACTTGACGTATTCCCAAGATGTAGAATATGTGAGAGCATGGTGTTCCCAAGCATTCCAGCTTACGACAAGAACAACTTATCCTATACAAAGAACCTTCCTTCATCTCACAGCGCACTTCAAACTTCTTCTCTCTTCTATCGATCTTAGCCACAACATATGTAGTCAACTCCCATGCATCTAGTATCTCGCTGATAACACATTTGCTGACAGCATTTATGCTCCATCTGACCAACTGAAACATACAAGGCGTGAAAACCCGGGCAGCATGTTTCTCGAGACTTGAAGCATCAGCGTCTGTAAATGGAATGGACTGCAAGGCCACGATGTCTAGGATCGCCTCGTTCAAGCGTCGTCCCGAAAGGCAACGCTCATAGTGCTCTAACATATCAAACAAGGTCATCTTACCCTCAAGATGTGTATGTAGCATGGAGTTTAGGCTCTCACTCCGCTGATTGCTGCTCAATCCTAAGAAACAGCGCCCCACCAGGTATGGAGCACACCACAACTTCCTCATCTGATACATCTGATGCAACCATGACTCCTCACTTGTCACTTCATTCCTTCGTAAGAACTCTATCCATTTTCTCTCATGCTCTTCAATAGAAGACGAGTCATATATGAAAGATCTGAATTCTTCCCTAACCTCATCATCATGCAGATGGAGTACGATGTTCTGCTGAATGTGCCATACGCACAGCATGTGGTATGAGTCAGGCCACACCACCCTAATCGCTCTTTGCATTGCAAGGTCCCCGTCAGTGATTACAGATATCGGATGCTTCTGCGACATGGCTTCAGAAAATGTCCGCAACATCCACTCGTACGCCTCGTTAGTTTCATGAGAAATTATCCCGCATCCAAAGATAACTGTGCTGCGGTGGTGATTCAACCCGACAAACGGAACAAACGGCATATTGTACTTATTGGTCCTGTATGTGCTATCAAAAACCACAACATCGCCGAAAGCCTCGTAGTCAAGGCGGGATTGAGTATCGGACCAGAACAATCCCTTCAGATGCCCATCTTTATCAACCAAGTATTTGAAGAAATAATCTGGGTCTCTCTCTTGCCGCGCCATCATGTGACGGATCACCGTCTGAGCATCACCGGCAGCGACTGTTTCCTACTTGTAGCGATGACAGAAGTTATAGATGTCCCTCAGCATGCATCCAACATGGTCATATCCACCGGACTGCATGCACAACACATCCATGATTTTGTGTTTCCGGATTCCaacactttgcatctctataatGTCCGCTTTCTGCTCGTCACTGATTCTTCTGTGGGAACGCAAAAGGCAAGCAAGGTCTCGTGGGGCCAAAGGATGGTTGTGTTCATCGATGAAATCCTTCACAAACCAACGCCCTGTTTTCGCGACTCTTGCAATGACAAATTTCGCTTTACACCCCACACGAGTGATATTCCGTGGCTTCCTCTTCCTatcttctctcttcctcttcatgtGCTTCTCTTCACGGCAACCTTCACGACTACAAACAAGTTTCCTCAGAATTATCTTCTCGTTCGCTTCATCCCACTCAACATATCCTTTCCTCACACTAAAGCCTTTCTCAAGAGCATACTTGTTATAGAACTCAAAACCCTCTTCCTCGCTATCAAACATCCTGCTGACAATGTCGTCGTACTCAGCCATACACTCAGCACTTATATCGGCCATATCTTCCTGCATATCACATACAAATT belongs to Triticum urartu cultivar G1812 chromosome 7, Tu2.1, whole genome shotgun sequence and includes:
- the LOC125521087 gene encoding protein FAR1-RELATED SEQUENCE 5-like — its product is MMARQERDPDYFFKYLVDKDGHLKGLFWSDTQSRLDYEAFGDVVVFDSTYRTNKYNMPFVPFVGLNHHRSTVIFGCGIISHETNEAYEWMLRTFSEAMSQKHPISVITDGDLAMQRAIRVVWPDSYHMLCVWHIQQNIVLHLHDDEVREEFRSFIYDSSSIEEHERKWIEFLRRNEVTSEESWLHQMYQMRKLWCAPYLVGRCFLGLSSNQRSESLNSMLHTHLEGKMTLFDMLEHYERCLSGRRLNEAILDIVALQSIPFTDADASSLEKHAARVFTPCMFQLVRWSINAVSKCVISEILDAWELTTYVVAKIDRREKKFEVRCEMKEGSLYRISCSCRKLECLGTPCSHIFYILGIRQVEVLPRCCVPMRWTMSAKSAFPPTRKSEMYDYLASLVRYRELRNLSHAACFRACQSSEEYQRLKMILSEQDGSKESSRGQEECIRFGPVLPQTTEIDCGDLEKVLDPVHVQGRGAPKKRLQAKMKKQRSKRKCGYCGVEGHDRRTCNKLKEEMMAANC